The following coding sequences lie in one Thalassoglobus polymorphus genomic window:
- a CDS encoding outer membrane protein assembly factor BamB family protein gives MLRLLSGSLACMMLLCATSDAGDWPQILGPKRNGIAANDEILLSKWEQEGPKLLWEKEVGSGYAGIAAVGDRAILFHRVRNEEVVEALDVKTGDTLWKSGYPTTFYPQVGGGEGPLCVPTISAGSVITYGAQGVLTCTDLETGTRRWQVKTHEEFGAREGYFGAGSSPVVVDNLVIVNVGGSKKKAGMVAFALEDGAVQWQKTDEPASYAAPTTCLVNGMKHVLVVTRYRCLLMDAKSGTVRFQFPFGQRGPTVNGATPLVIGEHLLVTSSYGLGSVYAKFNLLNFKTIWDGPKELATQYCTPIYAAEHLYVIDGRDDIPPADLKCLEAATGKVLWTKQSFGYGTLLGADGKILICKTNGELLLTEMSPAGTKVLSKARPLRGTVRALPALSNGRLYLRDQDVLKCLAVAPGL, from the coding sequence ATGCTGAGGTTATTATCAGGGAGTCTTGCCTGCATGATGTTGCTTTGTGCAACCTCGGATGCAGGCGATTGGCCTCAAATTTTGGGCCCGAAACGAAATGGAATCGCGGCGAACGATGAAATATTGCTTTCAAAATGGGAGCAAGAGGGACCAAAGCTTCTGTGGGAAAAGGAAGTCGGCAGCGGGTACGCTGGGATCGCTGCCGTCGGGGACAGGGCGATTCTCTTTCATCGTGTCCGGAATGAGGAAGTCGTTGAAGCCCTTGATGTGAAAACGGGTGACACACTTTGGAAATCTGGCTATCCGACGACATTCTACCCGCAAGTCGGTGGCGGAGAAGGCCCACTTTGTGTTCCGACGATCTCCGCAGGAAGTGTCATCACGTATGGTGCTCAAGGAGTCTTGACCTGCACAGACCTCGAAACGGGAACGCGTCGCTGGCAAGTCAAAACGCATGAAGAGTTCGGAGCAAGGGAAGGGTACTTCGGAGCCGGAAGCAGCCCGGTCGTCGTGGACAATCTGGTAATTGTGAATGTTGGCGGATCGAAGAAGAAGGCCGGGATGGTCGCCTTTGCTCTGGAAGACGGAGCTGTTCAATGGCAGAAAACTGACGAGCCCGCCAGCTATGCCGCTCCGACAACATGTCTGGTGAACGGGATGAAACATGTTCTCGTCGTGACGCGTTACCGATGCTTGCTCATGGATGCCAAATCGGGAACCGTCCGGTTTCAGTTTCCCTTCGGGCAGCGCGGACCGACAGTCAATGGGGCAACGCCGCTAGTCATCGGAGAACATCTGTTGGTGACTTCGAGCTACGGGCTGGGCTCGGTCTATGCAAAATTTAACCTGTTGAATTTTAAAACCATCTGGGATGGCCCGAAGGAGCTCGCAACTCAGTACTGTACACCGATCTATGCAGCGGAACATCTTTATGTCATCGATGGTCGCGACGATATTCCTCCCGCAGATTTGAAGTGCCTGGAAGCCGCAACCGGAAAAGTCCTCTGGACAAAGCAGAGTTTCGGGTACGGCACACTTCTGGGAGCCGACGGGAAAATTCTCATTTGCAAGACGAACGGCGAACTTCTCTTAACCGAGATGAGTCCGGCTGGAACGAAAGTTCTGTCAAAGGCACGTCCGTTGCGTGGCACGGTTCGTGCGCTTCCAGCGCTTTCTAACGGTCGCCTGTATCTCCGGGATCAAGACGTGTTGAAGTGTCTTGCGGTTGCGCCCGGTTTATAA